In Telopea speciosissima isolate NSW1024214 ecotype Mountain lineage chromosome 10, Tspe_v1, whole genome shotgun sequence, the DNA window TATtattaaattgaaccaaatcaaaatcgaataaAAAAATGGGAATCGAATCTATTAACACCCTTAACTAAGGGGATAAGATGGGTTGTGGGACTAATAAAACAGGGGATTCACAAGTATTAAtgatgagagaagagagagagagtgtgagaatGTGTATATTATATACAACATTTTTCCATTACTATATTTGGGGAATCTTTCTTATGAGGTTTCCAACTCTCCCAGTCTCCCTGTCCATGGCACATCCGTGCATGCCACTAACAAAAGATGCTATAAAAAAAGAACTAGTTGGTGATTTCCAACTCCCTTATTGACTGCAAATGCTTTCTTCCATATCCACAAAGCCAAGGTGAGCTTTTACTTTGACTAGAATACCAGAGGAAGTGTAAGAAAATAAGTGAAACTGGATATGATTTTATAGGGAGAGCAAAAATGGAGTTTTGAACAGAGCAGAAATGAATGATATGGTCAACCTCTGTTATTTCTCGTCCAAGATGAAACCTTTATTGTCTGTGTCCCCCTTCAAGTTGACATGGCCATGTGTAACTGAGTTTTTCCCAATTGTTCCCTCGAACCCCAAACTTTCCTTGATTATTTTTCATCTTGAAATCCAATATTTTGATGTTTCATGGACTGCCACGGCACGGCACGTCCAAGGGAATCTCTTAATGGCCACTGGTTGAAGCTGttataaaattttaaacaaaaatcTCTCCCCAACCCCTCTGCAACCTCCCAGAAACCCCCTGCAACTTTGCCCACTTCGCCGGACTCTACCTCTCCGGcgttcccttcccctctccctgCTACTGCAAGACAGCCCTTTTCCATCCTTGCAATTCGCTGCCAAGTCAAAACTGGGTTTTCCAACTATAAGTAGAACAAATGTATGGGCGGATTGGAGTCTATCAAGTAATGCAGACCATGTTCCTAGACACCCATGGATGGTCCGCTCAGGTGATACATACTTCACAATATTCCTATCCTCAACTGGGCCACTTAGAGATTCCAATCCAAACAGctaaatatacaaaaaaatatagTTGAAATGTCTTAATCTGCTAGTATCCCAATGTAGTAAGGTCAACCCCACATATTGTCTGTCCCCACATATCAATCCAGAGTAACAACTAGAGAGACTAAAGCAATGCTAATGGAGTAATTTTCTGATCACATTAAACTATAATACCCCTCATCAAAGTTGAGATGTTTCAATCATGTAACCTAACTAAACGTCTAACTGCAGAAACACAATCTTCATTGCCAAGTTATCTAtcctcaagaaaaaaaagacgATCAAAGCTTAAAATAATATCTGTGAGCAAACTATTGAAAACAGAAATAACACTTAAATCCATTATCCATTTTAATTGGAGATAACAATAGAATATGCTAAAAGACTTTATGGTATAAAGATTCTAAGTAACCCTTTGTTTAAGTAAAAATTATTTCCATCTGTTTCTAAGTGTTGCAGAGATTctacacttcttttttttttctttgaaccCTGCATGTTCTGTAGTTTTTTTCTTCCACTAAGGCAAACTATAATACATCTCTTCTAGGTTCCAGActtttttgcttgctttctgtgattacagtaaaaaaaaagtgtagaaacTTGTTACATGTAGCTTTCTAGCTTTCTGTATGACTGATTCCTCTTTGAAACCTCCTACTCCACCCATGTATCAGGGAGAAGAAGCTATGTTTCTTTCTTCCTCAGTATGAACTTGCGCGGAGCTTGACGGATTGCTTGAGATGAATGTATGTAGAGAGGGAGGGTGGGGAGAAAAAAGTGTAAAATGGAGTTTTGGGTGGGAaagggtttttctttcttttggtggGGGTGCATTAGACTTGGATATCCAGTACTCTACCtctatttcttctctgtttctgaATCTATATCACTGTCGAAATACTGCTTGGTATTGGAGATGCAAATGGACTCTCTGGAAGATTAATTCCTTGGCTGTAACAAAATTCAGAATGACAAGAAataatcagcatcagaaaacaaaaaacttcataagaggaagaaaaaaaattcacaaaattcttCTAATCTCTCCCAAGTATAATATCTACTACATGAcacgaaggaaaaaaaattataagtaTGCAAGTAATAAAAACCAATTTCATCATTTGTTCCAGTCATTTCACAACCTAACTTAGACCTTGGAATGCAAACTTTGCACCAGGCAAAATAGCACATTAATTCTGGATATAAATAAGAATGTTAACTTGTAATCCACCAGGCAAGGCAAAAAACAGCACATCCTTGAGGTTCAGATTGACAAACAAATAAACTATTTTACAATGTTTTATtatgatcccccccccctccccaactgCACAATCTCCCCAAAAGAATTCCACAAAAGAAGAATCTTAAAAAAATTTACCTCTCCTGGTCAGTGTAAATTGAGCTTGTGTGCCTGGTTTTGTCATCACTAGTTGAACCATTGTTTAAAACATCCAATAAGTAATTGAACCGATCAGCTGAAGGGAACTCATTGTGATCTGCACAAGCTTTGgcatccaagaaaaaaaatcaaaatcatgaaAGTAAGTGAGCAAATAAACAATTAAAGGCACGGACAAGAAAATTTGAACTATCCGAAATGGAAACTAAGATCAACCTTCTGATAGCTTCAGTTCATCCATGGTGTAACCAAAGTATGGCTGAGTCAATTGTTTCGGTGCCAACTGCAACTCGGTGAGACGCCTTCTCTCAAGTTCAAGAGCCTGTTCATGCTCTTCCATAAGCTGCTTCCTTATCAGTCTAGAGTTATCACAGATTCTGGGCACTATTGCAAAAAAGGCATGGTATTAGAAGATAAAATTGAAAATCTCTACAAGATTGAATACTATGAGCTAACTGTTGCCACTTCGACATGAGCAAAAAATGCAAAGTATATCTATTATCCAATTGATCCCTCAATGATCCCCTACGCAATGATTAACCTAACCCAAGTGCTCCTAAGCATTCAATCATTCAATatcctttttcccttctttgtaGACAATGCATGCTTTCAACCATGAAAATGAATGGAATAGATTAGATATCAAGAAGttcctttttttcctcctcCATTTCAATGAATAACCAAAAAATACTATTATAGGAAAGATGCACAGCCTCTAAAACAGTCAAACAGACGATAAACAACCaagaaaatattgcattttCTTTTATGTATGCATTCTTCCTGTTTCTACCAAATACAGCATCATGTATTTTAATAAAACTATAGAAGACATACAGTAACTTCATCAGGTGATTTACTTACTTGACTGAAGCTCAGGATCCATTTCTAAGAAGTGAGACGGGTAGTAGGGTGGGGGTTCAATTTTCTCAGTATACTTCCTGCAATGAGGAGAAAGTTGTAAGAATAATCTCAATCTCAACCcaaaagaatttgaaaaacaaaaaaaagatataaataatttaatttcaattagtAGAGAATCTTATAATCAATTGCTGGAACAAGGACGGggagaaagaatgaaagaaatagaaaatcaaTCTTAGGCAACCCATGCTAATGGTTGCCAACTAATGAAATTGTAGCTATAACTTTAAAGATTCAtttcaaactaagaactaagaattactcaaatcatcttATATGATACAACATTAAAACAACTAGCTTTAAGAGACAAGAGAAACCATTCAAATCAATGAGTATTTTTTACCTGTCAACAAGCCTGGATTTTTCCCTGTAGGGTTTCACCAGGACACGAGCACCACAGACAAAATGGGGGTTTCCCTTGGTCAAAATTATCTTCACTGTCTCTGGATAGACAAAAGTCACAAAACCAAACATTCTTTTCTGCTGACAGGGAATTCTAACATCTTGAACAGGCCCAAAGGTtctacaaacaaaaaaatcgGCAGAAACATAATAAGAATACTAAAACAATgacaaaaaaaacatttaaatgaAACCTGCAAGAGTATCAAAATCTCATACTTAAAATAGTTGGAAACATCTTCCTCAGAAAAAGTGCTCTCAGCAGGAAAAGTTAGATAAATCTGTCGAGACCCAGCAACAATTGCACCTGGATCACTCCTCTCACTCCTATACTCCATGTATCTTGGAGCGTCTTCCGCCAGGACGACTGAGTGCTGCCCGTGAGGTCTGTAACTTCaattacaaaaaaatacaaacatTATAAAAGACCAACCGTTAGGTGATAACTCAAAATTTCATAAACGGGACTTCACAAGAGATCATTACTGCACCTGTCAATAAGTCGAATGCTATTCTTCAATCGAGCAAGAAGCTTTGTCAGACTGTACCCAGCCTTTCCATGTCTTTGACTCTCTGTGAGGTAACCCTCTGCCTGGAGGGTCCTCCCATACTTCTCATAATACATCAGTGGTAAAGAAGCAATTGATACAGGGACGCCCCGTCTAGATTTCAAGAGCTCTGTAAGCTCCAACTCTAATTTCTCAAGGGATCCAGGTAAGAAGACATGATCCTCATTAAGAAGCTCATTCGGATTTGGGCTAAAGATCTGAGAGAAGCTATCCGAAAAGGGTTGGCCATGGAAGTACCTACAGTTGGTTCCATGTTTACAAAACCCCTTGTTGAAGTAGTGGCAAGCTTTCACTGGGAATTCAGGAAGACTTGGAGATCTCCTACTGGTTCTTGCATTTAGACTTCCCAATGCTGGTTCGGGATAGTAATAGTTGTTTGAAAAATCTGGTCCCAAACTGTTAACAGGCTCTAACTGATCCTCCAAACTCAAGAACTGAGCTTGATTATGAAGATACTCATCAGAGATCGAGTCTCCATATGTGGGTGGAAGGAAGTCTATGTTGTGTACTCCTTGCTGGTCAGTTGTCACCTGTGGGTCCCAGTAAGGTGCAGCAACCCTAAATGTGGCCGGCGATGAAAACGGCCGTGAAGAAGCTGGTGAAAAGGGAGTAAACTGCAAGGACAGATCTGAAATGGGTGATGGATTCATGGAACCAGGCGAGATTGGACCTGAACCATTTTGCTTGGAGGATAGAACAACAAGTTCAGCTTTGGCTTTATTGATTAAGGAATGAATCAAACTGTCAGGACCAAAAGCCAACCGTATCATCTCCCTGTCCCCATGGTCTTGCAGTAAAAGATACCCAATAATCTTTGAAACATTTTCTGGTTCTAATTTCTGGATTCTGTTGAACACAACTCGTGTAGACTCCGAAAAATCCATGTCCTGTCCAGCCTCTGCAAGTCAATTCAGTATAAAAGAAAGATGACTGAGTGAGAACCATAGAAAACTCACAAAGTAATTCCAACACAAAAATACttctaaaagagaaaaaaacctaaaaggttACGAATCTAGTAAAAGAAAGAGTTAAACAGCAGTTCAAcaatcaaaaccctagatttatttattttttttttaaaaaaaattccctcTTTCTGTCTAAAAGAGCAACCACTTGAAACccagaaaaccaaaaataattCTAGGGAAACAAAACCCTTTCCAGtatttcttgttttcttcattcttccGCTCCACATCAGTATATCACTTAACTCTCCTCAATTGATAAAAGTGATAGCTCTGGAATTTAGCTTAAAAAGAAGCATAACCTTCCCCAAGATACGCAACCCATAACAAGTAGCTTTTTAAACCAGAAAAGGAAATACAGTCACAAAATATCAAAGCAGAAAGAAAatcccccacccaaaaaaaaaattttaagcaGAAAGAAAATCCCAGAAAAAAACTGGAGAATCACCAGTATCAGAACAGTTACAGAAACCTAAATAGGAATTTATTTCCCTACTTGGCAGCCACAAAGATTAGATTTAAACAATACAAGGAAGTTGAGCAGAAAAAACCCACTAAAAAAGGATTCTCTTTTCAACCAAATTAAAGAGAACAGATAAGTTTAAAATATACATTTTTCCAAAGCACCAGAAATAAGCAAATATAACCATTCgttgaaataagaaaaaaaaaaccaacgaACACTCTCCAGAATCAGCTTCGAAGAGAGccgaaaattaaaaaaacacatttttcaaatgaaacttaaGAGTTGTTCTCTTTAACTTAAgatagggaagaaaaaaaaaacaatttgttTTCCATGGTTAAAGATGAAACCCATCTCCAAAGCTTTCGTTTGAAGacaaaaattgaacaaaacGAGGTTTTTAGTCATTAGAATGAAAACCCATATGCAAAAACGCATATTTTTCCTGTAAATCTATAAGAGAAGCTTACAGAGATCAAGTAAGAACAGTAGTTTCAAGCTCTTTGTTGGAAGATAAAAACCAGAAGATTTTAAACAAATCTTAAAGTAGAAACTGACCTCCAAAATGGATTGACTATGAAAAAATTTCTGATAAACCAGATTTTGTACACATAAGAGCACAGATCTATGATATCTAACAAATCTCACAGACCCTTGTTCCAGATAGAAGAAAAAGTCAGCCGAACCAATCCAGAGCCTCAAACTCCATGattactctttctttttcaaactttttttttctctccctctttcacctTCTCTATTatatccctctctcttttccctcaCACATCCATTCTTCTACCAAAACGACATCAATCATCTTAAAAAGTAAAATGTGAGAAAGATAGCCTTTAAAGGCGCCTGGCTTGAGTTTAAATCAACACAAcgtaaatatataaataaataaataattaaaaaatcatccaaatttcagaaaacgaaaaaaaatgatagttttttttaggtttttataaTTAATCCTCACAACAGTTTCTCTccattttaaaatttcaaaaaaaaaatcttttctttgttcttccaaATTACAATTTACAGGTTGTATTTGTCGTTACAGAAAATTACGGGAATTAAATTAGAAATAGTCCTGGATTTGCGAACTTGAACAGAACAGCTTGATTCTCAATTGACCATAGTACCCCCTACTTAGTCCCCAAATACCAAACAAATTTTCTCCCTTTTCCAATTAAActgaaatccaaaaataaactACCCAAatactatttttgggtttttagttAGGTGGGTTTTTCTTTGTTGGCAAAGGGAGGGTGTACTAATAGTTCTTATTTGTTTTCTAGGGTTCACCAATCTctataggattttagtatgtttttCAGAGTATCTTTTTGATATCTTATCATACGCATCTAAAACCATGTAATGAATGACTTCTCATTCATCAGGCATAAGGAAAATTTAATTCATATCTTTTTCGTCACCAAAGTGATCATCGACAGTGATGATCAGATTCTTAGAGTAATGAGTTTCATCATTAGTTCTCAATCCCTATTATCCGAAGTTTGACACATCCTTCTTTGATCAAATTAAACAGTTAGATATGATATTCGATAAGATTCTCTTAaccatgaatgaaagaaaactcatcaataaaatattaatgaatccccccctctcttttctttgttgaACTAATACTTTTAAGTGATTATAAAGAATTTGTAACCAAAAACAAAGCAAATGGTATTGGATATGCAGTCCAATGAAACCTACAATTCCCCACTCTTTATTGTTTCACCAATACTTTCAAGTGACTTCCAAAAGAACCCTGAAAAGTTTTCAGACCTTGCTTGGCAAATGCCATAGTTGATTAAAGAATCACATACAAAGTCACTTTGAAAAATACCTATAAAATAAAAGTCCTCTTTTTTCTCGCACATCTCACACCTCCTTTTTGATTCACTTATACTCTCAAGTGATTGTAAAGAATTCATGGCCAAAACAAAATGAGTGGCTTGAGATATGACACTAACTTAACCCTCACAGAACTCCATTCattcattttttgtatttttttcacAAATACTTTCAAGTAATTATAGAAGAACCACACTCCAATTGGAAGAGAGTGAGGGAGTGAgggagtgagtgagtgagtgagtgatgGTGTGTTGGTACAAAAGCAAGTTGCTTGTGTAAGACAAAGGTACTCTTCTTTGATCATAAAAGTGCATCAACCAACCCTAACATTAACATGCCCACTTGCACGTGGTGGGAACCACACTTTTATGAGATATTCAGATTTTGTTCTGTTGTGTAGGACACATGGGActaaattcagcctctgattACGAAATTAAGGGCACACATGTCCCACATGCATGACTCATCATCCACCATATCATGAGCCCACaccaaaattttccttttgttcttttattttttacctaATAAAAGCTGAGAgataaaattgtcaaaaaaaaaaaaataaaaaagataaaaaagggtATAAGGGTATTGTGGATGAGTCCAGGGTATTATGGGTAAAACGGGGAGAGTTTGTATGATAGGGGTGACCGGTTCAACCGGCAGAAAGGAGGGGATTACCGTCAACGAAAGGAATAGGATAGAAATATACTGAGCGAGATTGATGTGTAAAATGATTCAAAATAAATCCCGTTTCAGATCCGAGATCACtgaaacagagaaagaaagaaataggaCGTTTCGCATCGCCGTCAGAACCGGGCTTTTTCCGTTATGATAATCTTCCGCAACGATCTCTTCCTTGTCTTAGGTTTTGACCTTTTTTTCTAAATTAGAGTTGCTATCTCTATTGGAGAGATAGAGCTGAAAGTTTGTGGAAAATAGATTTCAGGTTTTTACTTGCATTTCAAGTTTTCgttttcaaatggaatttgtcaAATGataaagtaaaggaaaaaaaaaactatcaaaGTTGgatgtgtgctctcattgatcTTCGCATTGGCTCTAGGTTATTTAGTCATTTCAcaacctaggggtgtcaatccgTCAATTCGATCCAGGTTTGGGCCAGCTTTTTCGATTTCGGTATAATTTTTAgggaaatcaaaatcgaactaaTAAGAAATTTTTGGTTTCGGCTCGATTTCAGTTTATGATAACGGGCTGATAGCGATTTGGATTTGGTTCAATATCGAGTTTTTTAAAATGatttgggttcggtttgtgcctattctcttttctttttcttttcaactaTATAAACTATTTCATTAGCCTCACACTAAAAAacgagatcaatggaagaagcattgttacaaatcaatttccctattttcataacctcatactcattggtttgtaacaattcccctgACAACCATacatttgctcactaatattga includes these proteins:
- the LOC122642236 gene encoding zinc finger CCCH domain-containing protein 18-like isoform X4, with amino-acid sequence MDFSESTRVVFNRIQKLEPENVSKIIGYLLLQDHGDREMIRLAFGPDSLIHSLINKAKAELVVLSSKQNGSGPISPGSMNPSPISDLSLQFTPFSPASSRPFSSPATFRVAAPYWDPQVTTDQQGVHNIDFLPPTYGDSISDEYLHNQAQFLSLEDQLEPVNSLGPDFSNNYYYPEPALGSLNARTSRRSPSLPEFPVKACHYFNKGFCKHGTNCRYFHGQPFSDSFSQIFSPNPNELLNEDHVFLPGSLEKLELELTELLKSRRGVPVSIASLPLMYYEKYGRTLQAEGYLTESQRHGKAGYSLTKLLARLKNSIRLIDRPHGQHSVVLAEDAPRYMEYRSERSDPGAIVAGSRQIYLTFPAESTFSEEDVSNYFKTFGPVQDVRIPCQQKRMFGFVTFVYPETVKIILTKGNPHFVCGARVLVKPYREKSRLVDRKYTEKIEPPPYYPSHFLEMDPELQSMPRICDNSRLIRKQLMEEHEQALELERRRLTELQLAPKQLTQPYFGYTMDELKLSEDHNEFPSADRFNYLLDVLNNGSTSDDKTRHTSSIYTDQESQGINLPESPFASPIPSSISTVI
- the LOC122642236 gene encoding zinc finger CCCH domain-containing protein 18-like isoform X2, coding for MDFSESTRVVFNRIQKLEPENVSKIIGYLLLQDHGDREMIRLAFGPDSLIHSLINKAKAELVVLSSKQNGSGPISPGSMNPSPISDLSLQFTPFSPASSRPFSSPATFRVAAPYWDPQVTTDQQGVHNIDFLPPTYGDSISDEYLHNQAQFLSLEDQLEPVNSLGPDFSNNYYYPEPALGSLNARTSRRSPSLPEFPVKACHYFNKGFCKHGTNCRYFHGQPFSDSFSQIFSPNPNELLNEDHVFLPGSLEKLELELTELLKSRRGVPVSIASLPLMYYEKYGRTLQAEGYLTESQRHGKAGYSLTKLLARLKNSIRLIDRPHGQHSVVLAEDAPRYMEYRSERSDPGAIVAGSRQIYLTFPAESTFSEEDVSNYFKTFGPVQDVRIPCQQKRMFGFVTFVYPETVKIILTKGNPHFVCGARVLVKPYREKSRLVDRKYTEKIEPPPYYPSHFLEMDPELQSMPRICDNSRLIRKQLMEEHEQALELERRRLTELQLAPKQLTQPYFGYTMDELKLSEACADHNEFPSADRFNYLLDVLNNGSTSDDKTRHTSSIYTDQESQGINLPESPFASPIPSSISTVI
- the LOC122642236 gene encoding zinc finger CCCH domain-containing protein 18-like isoform X3, yielding MDFSESTRVVFNRIQKLEPENVSKIIGYLLLQDHGDREMIRLAFGPDSLIHSLINKAKAELVVLSSKQNGSGPISPGSMNPSPISDLSLQFTPFSPASSRPFSSPATFRVAAPYWDPQVTTDQQGVHNIDFLPPTYGDSISDEYLHNQAQFLSLEDQLEPVNSLGPDFSNNYYYPEPALGSLNARTSRRSPSLPEFPVKACHYFNKGFCKHGTNCRYFHGQPFSDSFSQIFSPNPNELLNEDHVFLPGSLEKLELELTELLKSRRGVPVSIASLPLMYYEKYGRTLQAEGYLTESQRHGKAGYSLTKLLARLKNSIRLIDSYRPHGQHSVVLAEDAPRYMEYRSERSDPGAIVAGSRQIYLTFPAESTFSEEDVSNYFKTFGPVQDVRIPCQQKRMFGFVTFVYPETVKIILTKGNPHFVCGARVLVKPYREKSRLVDRKYTEKIEPPPYYPSHFLEMDPELQSMPRICDNSRLIRKQLMEEHEQALELERRRLTELQLAPKQLTQPYFGYTMDELKLSEDHNEFPSADRFNYLLDVLNNGSTSDDKTRHTSSIYTDQESQGINLPESPFASPIPSSISTVI
- the LOC122642236 gene encoding zinc finger CCCH domain-containing protein 18-like isoform X1, translating into MDFSESTRVVFNRIQKLEPENVSKIIGYLLLQDHGDREMIRLAFGPDSLIHSLINKAKAELVVLSSKQNGSGPISPGSMNPSPISDLSLQFTPFSPASSRPFSSPATFRVAAPYWDPQVTTDQQGVHNIDFLPPTYGDSISDEYLHNQAQFLSLEDQLEPVNSLGPDFSNNYYYPEPALGSLNARTSRRSPSLPEFPVKACHYFNKGFCKHGTNCRYFHGQPFSDSFSQIFSPNPNELLNEDHVFLPGSLEKLELELTELLKSRRGVPVSIASLPLMYYEKYGRTLQAEGYLTESQRHGKAGYSLTKLLARLKNSIRLIDSYRPHGQHSVVLAEDAPRYMEYRSERSDPGAIVAGSRQIYLTFPAESTFSEEDVSNYFKTFGPVQDVRIPCQQKRMFGFVTFVYPETVKIILTKGNPHFVCGARVLVKPYREKSRLVDRKYTEKIEPPPYYPSHFLEMDPELQSMPRICDNSRLIRKQLMEEHEQALELERRRLTELQLAPKQLTQPYFGYTMDELKLSEACADHNEFPSADRFNYLLDVLNNGSTSDDKTRHTSSIYTDQESQGINLPESPFASPIPSSISTVI